A window of Candidatus Woesearchaeota archaeon contains these coding sequences:
- a CDS encoding HNH endonuclease, protein MSKPVKRAVILDFLENALVRCEFCGKSSKIYFSCRNCREHVKLKDCNFFHLIPLASGGQENFTNVMMLCPKCSREVELVREKLRAQRNRKITSY, encoded by the coding sequence ATGAGCAAGCCAGTCAAGCGCGCGGTAATCCTGGATTTTCTTGAGAATGCACTTGTAAGATGCGAATTCTGCGGCAAGAGCTCAAAAATTTATTTTTCATGCAGAAACTGCAGGGAGCATGTCAAGCTCAAGGACTGCAATTTCTTCCATTTAATCCCTCTTGCGTCAGGCGGGCAGGAGAATTTCACAAATGTGATGATGCTTTGTCCGAAGTGCAGCAGGGAAGTTGAGCTTGTCAGGGAAAAACTCAGGGCTCAAAGAAACAGGAAAATCACTTCTTACTAG